In the Alkaliphilus oremlandii OhILAs genome, one interval contains:
- a CDS encoding AtpZ/AtpI family protein, whose translation MSKNINIFKNLALVSQIGISMIIPIIFGVYVGKWMDEKLGTGPIFLFIFIIIGIASSFVSIFKLVESEFGQDKRK comes from the coding sequence ATGTCAAAAAACATAAATATTTTCAAAAACCTAGCATTAGTTAGTCAGATCGGAATTTCCATGATCATACCGATTATATTCGGGGTCTACGTGGGAAAGTGGATGGATGAAAAATTAGGGACAGGTCCTATATTTTTATTTATTTTTATAATCATAGGGATCGCTTCATCCTTTGTCAGTATATTTAAACTGGTAGAAAGTGAATTTGGGCAGGACAAAAGGAAGTGA
- the atpE gene encoding ATP synthase F0 subunit C: protein MEGITGKELILAASAIGAGLAMIAGLGPGIGQGIAAGKGAEAVGRQPEAQGDILRTMLLGQAVAETTGIYSLVIALILLFANPLIRLL, encoded by the coding sequence ATGGAAGGAATTACAGGTAAAGAGTTAATATTAGCAGCATCAGCAATCGGTGCAGGTTTAGCGATGATCGCTGGTCTAGGACCAGGGATTGGTCAAGGTATCGCTGCAGGTAAAGGGGCAGAGGCTGTAGGAAGACAACCAGAAGCACAAGGAGACATTTTAAGAACGATGCTACTTGGACAAGCAGTTGCAGAGACAACAGGTATTTACTCTCTAGTTATTGCATTAATTTTATTATTTGCTAACCCACTGATCAGATTATTATAA
- the atpB gene encoding F0F1 ATP synthase subunit A yields the protein MEGFGPKIIFEVGGIIISETVVVTWIIMAIFAITSILITRNFEKIPKGMQNVVEMLVDTMNKFTMQTMGEKRRSFAPYMGTIFLFLLVGNLIGLVGLRPPTADLNTTFALSILTFIIIHYNSVKTSGIGGKIKGYFEPLPFLFPINVLGDVATPISLAFRLFGNVVGGLVIMSLLYSALGSLSGMIGLQSIPIFQAGIPLVFHAYFDVFSGVLQSFIFVMLSMVYISNAMD from the coding sequence ATGGAAGGTTTTGGTCCAAAGATTATTTTTGAAGTCGGAGGAATCATCATTTCAGAAACAGTGGTTGTAACATGGATCATTATGGCTATTTTCGCCATTACCTCAATTTTGATTACTCGTAATTTTGAGAAGATTCCTAAGGGGATGCAAAATGTAGTAGAAATGTTGGTGGATACAATGAATAAATTCACTATGCAGACTATGGGAGAAAAAAGAAGAAGCTTTGCTCCTTATATGGGAACTATATTTTTATTCCTGTTGGTTGGAAATCTAATAGGACTGGTAGGCCTTAGACCTCCTACAGCAGATTTAAATACTACCTTTGCATTATCGATCCTAACATTTATCATAATCCACTATAACTCTGTAAAAACCAGTGGTATTGGAGGTAAAATAAAGGGTTATTTTGAGCCACTCCCTTTTTTATTCCCCATTAATGTGTTAGGAGACGTAGCAACACCCATATCCCTTGCTTTCCGTCTATTTGGAAACGTTGTAGGAGGACTGGTAATTATGTCCTTACTATATAGTGCCTTGGGTAGTTTGAGTGGCATGATAGGGTTGCAGTCCATCCCGATTTTTCAAGCAGGTATCCCGCTCGTATTCCATGCTTACTTCGATGTGTTTTCTGGAGTATTGCAATCATTTATCTTCGTTATGCTTTCTATGGTATATATTTCCAATGCCATGGATTAA
- a CDS encoding peptidoglycan D,D-transpeptidase FtsI family protein encodes MENNRKIVHVIVFVSLLFFSIIAYLTYFQIFKSAEMAVNPYNKRQLAREEKTIRGSIFDRSGTVLAETQINESGQENRVYPFNRLYSHLIGYSSKQYGKAGIESYYNGRLLALGEENILSRIQQMITEDKIKGHDLLLTIDHPLQKKSSELMEGKTGAIVALNPKTGEVLAMVSKPDYNPNNLLENWDSLLADPKSPLLNRSISGLYPPGSIYKTVIAAGVLKDGGIDTNYDCTGAITIDGYVLTDAGKRAHGHLDLRDSMIVSCNTNFARMGVALGSDKVTEISKDFFLGKKNGSDMPIAESRYPYTKMSPTDVAAVSIGQGKLLVTPMHMAVVAATFANDGTMMEPYIVEEVRSADGRVVASGRSQGTQIVSAEIAKEVADMMVAVVSQGTGTNARLSGVKVAGKTGTAENETGENHSWFIGFAPADDPQIAVAVILESEGRSGGAAAAPIAREVIRQGLKGGK; translated from the coding sequence TTGGAGAATAATAGAAAAATCGTTCATGTCATTGTGTTTGTCAGCCTTTTGTTCTTTAGTATCATTGCATATTTGACCTACTTTCAGATCTTCAAATCTGCTGAAATGGCGGTTAACCCTTACAACAAAAGGCAGTTGGCTCGAGAAGAAAAGACCATCAGAGGCAGTATTTTCGACCGCAGTGGTACGGTGCTAGCAGAGACCCAAATCAATGAATCTGGCCAGGAAAACAGGGTTTATCCCTTCAACCGACTATACAGTCACCTGATTGGTTATAGCTCTAAGCAATACGGTAAGGCAGGAATAGAGTCCTATTACAATGGCAGACTACTGGCTTTGGGAGAAGAGAATATCCTCAGCCGAATTCAGCAGATGATTACAGAGGATAAGATTAAGGGCCATGATTTACTGCTGACCATCGATCACCCGTTGCAGAAAAAATCCAGTGAGCTGATGGAAGGAAAAACAGGTGCCATTGTAGCCCTCAATCCTAAAACGGGAGAGGTTCTTGCCATGGTTAGCAAGCCGGATTATAATCCCAATAACCTTTTGGAGAACTGGGACAGCTTATTGGCAGACCCCAAAAGCCCTCTGTTGAATCGGAGTATTTCTGGGCTATATCCACCGGGTTCCATATATAAAACGGTCATCGCTGCCGGCGTATTAAAAGATGGTGGCATCGATACGAATTACGACTGTACAGGCGCCATTACCATCGATGGATACGTATTGACAGATGCGGGCAAAAGAGCCCATGGTCATTTGGATTTAAGAGATTCTATGATCGTTTCCTGTAATACGAACTTTGCACGGATGGGTGTGGCATTGGGCAGTGATAAAGTGACAGAGATTTCTAAGGACTTCTTCCTAGGGAAAAAAAACGGTAGCGATATGCCAATCGCTGAAAGCCGATATCCTTATACCAAGATGAGCCCTACGGACGTGGCGGCAGTATCCATCGGACAGGGAAAACTTTTAGTGACGCCCATGCATATGGCAGTGGTTGCCGCTACCTTTGCCAATGATGGCACGATGATGGAGCCCTATATTGTAGAGGAAGTGAGAAGTGCCGATGGTAGGGTGGTGGCCTCTGGAAGAAGCCAAGGCACTCAAATTGTTTCAGCGGAAATTGCAAAAGAGGTTGCAGATATGATGGTGGCCGTAGTAAGCCAAGGAACTGGCACCAACGCTCGGTTGTCTGGCGTAAAGGTGGCTGGAAAAACAGGAACTGCAGAAAATGAAACGGGAGAAAATCATTCCTGGTTCATCGGCTTTGCACCTGCAGATGATCCGCAAATTGCAGTTGCCGTTATTTTAGAGTCGGAAGGTAGAAGTGGTGGTGCGGCGGCAGCACCCATTGCGAGAGAAGTGATCCGACAAGGATTAAAAGGAGGAAAATAG
- the upp gene encoding uracil phosphoribosyltransferase, translating into MSKVTVIDHPLIQHKLTLIRDKNTGSKDFRALVREISMLMGYEVTRDLSLEEIEIETPVCTTKAKTLTGRKLGIVPILRAGLGMVDGILELIPAAKVGHVGLYRDPETLEPVEYYVKLPTDVHERELIVLDPMLATGGSANAAIQFIKDRGATNIKLVCLVSCPQGIAAVQEAHPDVDIYVAAIDETLDDHAYIVPGLGDAGDRLFGTK; encoded by the coding sequence ATGAGTAAAGTAACTGTGATAGATCACCCATTAATACAACACAAATTAACTTTAATTAGAGACAAAAATACAGGTTCCAAGGATTTCAGAGCGTTGGTAAGAGAAATTTCAATGTTAATGGGATACGAAGTTACAAGAGATCTTTCCTTAGAGGAAATCGAGATAGAAACGCCAGTTTGTACAACGAAGGCTAAAACTTTAACTGGTAGAAAGCTAGGAATCGTTCCAATTTTAAGAGCGGGACTTGGCATGGTCGATGGTATTTTAGAATTAATACCAGCAGCGAAGGTTGGACACGTTGGACTATACCGTGATCCAGAAACACTAGAGCCAGTGGAGTACTATGTGAAGCTTCCTACAGATGTTCACGAGAGAGAGCTGATTGTACTAGATCCAATGCTAGCTACGGGTGGATCTGCAAATGCAGCAATCCAGTTTATTAAAGATAGAGGTGCGACAAACATTAAGCTGGTATGCTTGGTTTCATGTCCTCAAGGGATTGCGGCTGTTCAAGAGGCACATCCTGATGTGGATATTTACGTAGCAGCCATCGATGAAACTTTAGATGATCATGCATACATTGTGCCTGGTCTAGGAGATGCTGGCGATCGATTATTTGGAACAAAATAA
- a CDS encoding L-threonylcarbamoyladenylate synthase: MKDTMVIGMEPNKIDRRLIVECGSILRNGGVVAFPTETVYGLGANALDANAIKKIFEAKGRPSDNPLIVHIAKKEDVIPLVKNIPEIGRILMEKFWPGPLTLLFEKSDIIPNEVTAGLSTVGIRMPSHPIAGALIEAAQVPVAAPSANTSGRPSPTKGQHVIEDMMGRVDAIISGGECNVGLESTVLDITGDIPMILRPGGVTKEMLEAVLGQVAVDAAIEDPSKSVEKPKSPGMKYTHYAPKADVIVVEGPVEQMVMKIKVLEREYRAKGKRVGIICTEETKDLYGEAMVKSMGSRQVPETIAACIFKVLREFDETDVDIILSEAVEAVEIGQAIMNRLKKAAGYRIIHAEE; this comes from the coding sequence ATGAAAGATACAATGGTCATAGGTATGGAGCCTAATAAAATAGACAGAAGATTAATCGTTGAATGTGGAAGCATTCTAAGAAATGGGGGAGTCGTTGCATTTCCTACAGAGACAGTATATGGACTAGGTGCCAATGCCTTGGATGCCAATGCTATCAAGAAAATATTTGAGGCCAAGGGAAGACCGTCGGACAATCCTTTGATTGTTCATATTGCAAAAAAGGAAGATGTGATCCCCCTAGTAAAAAACATTCCAGAAATAGGCCGTATTCTGATGGAGAAATTTTGGCCGGGACCATTGACTCTTTTATTTGAAAAGAGTGACATTATTCCAAATGAAGTGACGGCAGGGCTTTCGACAGTGGGCATTCGAATGCCCAGCCATCCCATCGCTGGGGCGCTCATAGAAGCGGCACAGGTGCCAGTGGCGGCACCCAGTGCCAATACGTCTGGAAGACCGAGCCCTACGAAAGGGCAGCATGTCATAGAGGATATGATGGGAAGGGTGGATGCCATTATTTCTGGAGGGGAATGTAATGTGGGACTAGAATCCACGGTTTTAGATATTACAGGAGATATACCCATGATCCTAAGACCGGGAGGCGTTACGAAGGAAATGCTGGAGGCAGTTCTAGGACAGGTGGCGGTGGATGCTGCCATAGAAGATCCTAGTAAATCCGTAGAAAAACCGAAATCACCGGGAATGAAATATACCCATTATGCACCGAAGGCAGATGTGATTGTGGTGGAAGGTCCTGTGGAACAAATGGTAATGAAGATAAAGGTGCTGGAGAGGGAATACAGAGCGAAAGGAAAGCGTGTCGGCATCATTTGTACGGAGGAAACCAAGGATCTCTATGGAGAAGCCATGGTTAAATCTATGGGGAGTAGACAAGTTCCTGAAACCATTGCGGCTTGTATCTTCAAAGTTCTAAGAGAATTCGACGAAACCGATGTGGATATCATTCTATCGGAGGCAGTAGAGGCTGTTGAAATTGGACAGGCCATCATGAATCGGTTAAAGAAGGCGGCGGGGTATAGAATCATTCATGCAGAAGAATAG
- the rpiB gene encoding ribose 5-phosphate isomerase B, with product MKIAIGSDHGGYGLKELIRKHLQEKGFDIKDFGTDSTASVDYPDFAKAVGEAVVAGEFQRGILICGTGIGISIAANKIPGVRCALVGDCFSAKATRQHNDANILALGERVVGPGLALEIVDIWLSAEFEGGRHQGRVDKIADIEKKYTL from the coding sequence GTGAAGATTGCAATAGGAAGTGACCACGGAGGCTATGGACTAAAGGAACTGATAAGAAAACACCTACAGGAAAAAGGCTTTGACATAAAAGATTTCGGAACGGATTCAACAGCATCTGTAGATTACCCTGACTTTGCAAAGGCAGTTGGTGAAGCTGTAGTAGCTGGAGAATTTCAACGAGGAATATTGATTTGCGGAACTGGAATCGGAATATCCATTGCGGCAAATAAGATTCCAGGTGTGCGATGTGCGCTGGTTGGAGATTGTTTCTCGGCGAAGGCGACTCGTCAGCATAATGATGCCAATATCCTAGCTTTAGGAGAGCGGGTTGTAGGCCCAGGTCTTGCTTTAGAGATTGTAGATATATGGCTTTCGGCTGAATTTGAAGGTGGAAGACACCAAGGCAGAGTGGATAAAATTGCGGATATCGAGAAAAAGTACACGTTGTAA
- a CDS encoding FtsW/RodA/SpoVE family cell cycle protein: protein MMNLYNLFKIRRPIYILIIVNLLFFTLLFLYRKPMDTSILIAGVAVILLMSLSYVLIVKRKMGDQYIFLIISMLTSLGIIMLYRLNPAYGSRQIMIYGLGVVLYFFAYIVFRATNNWHQYIFLYIGFNFALFIATFAIGTSVKGATNWINIGGFNFQPAEIIKVSFVFFIAAYYNMRLSEDTTLEEVEVKLDEEEEIPQEQKEKKDFFALLNRENLNIKNVYVFLAISYLHIFFLLMQRELGISMLFYVVFLSIFYIYEEDHKLLLYNVGAAVIIAVLSYFTMSHVEVRLTTWINPWADIAGKGYQITQSLFAIAAGGFFGTGLGLGSPGYIPEVHTDFIFSAICEELGLFGGMAVVLLYFILTYRGFKIALSIKDHFKKIVALGITLIYGYQTFIIVGGVIKLIPLTGVTLPFISYGGTSLISAFVSFGILQAISKKTIEKDEVAVLGE, encoded by the coding sequence ATGATGAATCTCTATAACCTGTTTAAGATCCGTCGGCCGATTTACATTTTAATCATTGTGAACCTGCTATTTTTTACTTTACTTTTTTTATATAGAAAGCCTATGGATACCTCCATATTGATTGCAGGTGTGGCTGTTATTTTACTAATGTCCCTTTCCTATGTGCTTATTGTGAAGCGAAAAATGGGGGATCAGTACATTTTTTTAATCATCTCCATGCTGACCAGCTTGGGGATCATCATGCTTTATCGGTTAAATCCAGCCTACGGGTCAAGACAGATCATGATCTATGGACTGGGCGTTGTTCTGTATTTTTTTGCTTACATCGTATTTAGAGCCACTAACAACTGGCACCAATATATCTTTCTCTATATTGGCTTTAATTTCGCTTTATTTATTGCAACCTTTGCCATCGGTACCAGCGTAAAAGGGGCAACCAACTGGATCAACATTGGTGGGTTTAATTTTCAGCCTGCAGAAATCATCAAAGTGAGCTTTGTATTTTTTATTGCAGCCTACTATAATATGAGGTTGAGTGAGGATACGACTTTAGAAGAGGTTGAAGTAAAGCTAGACGAAGAAGAGGAGATACCTCAGGAGCAAAAAGAGAAGAAGGATTTCTTTGCTCTATTGAATCGAGAGAATTTGAATATAAAGAATGTGTATGTCTTTTTGGCCATATCCTACCTCCATATTTTCTTTCTTTTGATGCAAAGAGAGCTGGGAATCTCCATGCTTTTTTACGTAGTGTTTCTGAGCATATTTTATATTTATGAAGAGGATCACAAATTGCTGCTATACAATGTAGGTGCCGCTGTCATCATCGCAGTGCTGAGCTATTTCACCATGAGCCACGTTGAAGTTCGGCTGACGACTTGGATCAACCCTTGGGCGGATATCGCTGGGAAGGGCTATCAAATTACACAATCTCTCTTTGCCATTGCGGCCGGTGGTTTTTTTGGGACGGGGCTCGGTCTTGGAAGCCCTGGATACATTCCAGAGGTGCATACGGATTTTATCTTTTCTGCCATCTGTGAAGAGCTTGGTTTGTTTGGTGGTATGGCTGTGGTTTTACTGTATTTTATTTTGACTTATAGAGGCTTTAAAATTGCATTGAGCATTAAAGATCACTTTAAAAAGATCGTAGCTCTCGGCATTACTTTAATTTATGGCTATCAAACATTTATTATTGTGGGGGGCGTTATCAAGCTCATTCCTCTAACAGGAGTGACACTGCCTTTTATCAGCTATGGAGGAACATCCCTCATCTCCGCCTTTGTGTCCTTTGGTATTTTACAGGCAATTTCTAAGAAAACCATAGAGAAAGATGAGGTGGCAGTCCTTGGAGAATAA
- a CDS encoding FHA domain-containing protein, with protein sequence MFKILSWIIRYVFIILIYYFLYGIIRLIYLDIQTINRVSQKENNNPYLKLVNRKERLDFDVLEFYDLRKITTIGRAKNNDIQLLDKYISSDHAKIIMDEGEYFLEDVGSVNGTYLNNTKIDDVVKLRNGDRIGVGQVEFLFVKEAVAE encoded by the coding sequence ATGTTTAAAATCCTTTCATGGATTATCAGATATGTTTTTATCATTTTAATATATTATTTTCTATATGGGATTATTCGGTTGATTTATTTGGATATTCAGACCATCAACCGTGTAAGCCAAAAGGAAAATAATAATCCGTATTTGAAACTTGTCAACAGAAAGGAACGATTAGATTTCGATGTACTGGAATTCTATGATCTAAGGAAGATTACGACCATTGGACGAGCGAAGAACAATGATATTCAGCTACTGGACAAATACATTTCTTCGGATCATGCGAAGATCATCATGGATGAAGGAGAGTATTTCCTAGAGGATGTAGGCAGCGTCAATGGGACTTATTTAAACAATACGAAGATTGACGATGTTGTGAAGCTGAGGAATGGAGACCGTATCGGTGTGGGACAGGTGGAATTCCTGTTTGTAAAAGAGGCGGTGGCAGAATGA
- a CDS encoding ATP synthase subunit I, translating to MEGFFRFQWRLIKGVFLLNLIIAAIGYFIFEPWIPFLTGLFFGTLISILNFRLLYITLNSAVKMNPSRAQVFTSSRYMIRFLLTAIVLVVSLKAEYINILGTVIGLISFKIAIFKVEVFNHSKLYKNTMTRKEEK from the coding sequence ATGGAAGGTTTTTTCAGATTTCAATGGAGACTCATTAAAGGGGTGTTCCTACTCAATCTTATAATCGCTGCCATAGGTTATTTCATATTTGAGCCTTGGATACCATTTTTAACGGGTTTGTTTTTTGGTACACTGATTTCAATATTAAATTTTAGACTTCTATATATAACCTTAAATAGTGCAGTAAAAATGAATCCCAGTAGAGCTCAGGTATTTACCAGCTCAAGGTATATGATTCGTTTTTTGCTGACAGCAATTGTATTAGTCGTATCTTTAAAAGCGGAGTACATTAATATTCTAGGGACAGTCATTGGATTAATTTCCTTTAAGATTGCCATATTTAAGGTAGAGGTTTTTAATCATTCAAAATTATATAAGAATACTATGACAAGAAAGGAGGAAAAGTAA
- a CDS encoding MraY family glycosyltransferase gives MYKQNILIIGCVAFAIALLISYLLTPYAKKVAYKIGAIDVPKDNRRMHKEPIPRLGGLAIYCAFVITALVMALISPNISLNSEFIGILIGVTVIVMIGIVDDVKQISAKYKLAAQILAAVIVVKSGVTIDFINLPIFNNSESGYVFLKALRIPLTVFWIVGITNTVNLIDGLDGLAAGVSAIASLSLAAVAFNTGQYSVAILLLILAGATAGFLPYNFNPAQIFMGDTGALAIGFLLATISVEGVIKKAATLAVAIPVLALGVPIFDTTFAIIRRLLNNKPIMEADKGHLHHRLLEHGLSQKQTVVALYGISMALGGSAVILSNAPSKQSAYLLIATVLFLVLFGALKMGLFRKEEEKAKI, from the coding sequence ATGTATAAACAAAATATTTTAATCATTGGGTGCGTTGCTTTTGCTATTGCATTGTTAATTTCATATTTATTGACACCATATGCTAAAAAAGTTGCTTATAAAATCGGTGCCATTGATGTACCGAAGGATAATAGAAGAATGCACAAGGAACCGATCCCAAGATTGGGTGGACTTGCTATTTACTGTGCATTTGTTATTACTGCATTGGTTATGGCATTGATCAGTCCAAATATCAGCTTGAATAGTGAGTTTATAGGCATCTTGATTGGTGTTACCGTAATCGTAATGATCGGCATCGTGGATGATGTTAAGCAAATTTCAGCAAAATACAAATTGGCTGCACAGATATTAGCAGCTGTAATCGTTGTAAAAAGTGGCGTAACCATAGACTTTATCAACCTACCGATCTTCAATAACAGTGAAAGTGGATATGTCTTCCTAAAGGCACTAAGAATCCCTTTAACTGTATTTTGGATTGTAGGAATTACCAACACAGTGAATTTAATTGATGGGCTAGATGGATTGGCGGCAGGTGTATCTGCAATCGCTTCCCTATCCCTAGCAGCCGTTGCATTCAATACAGGACAATACAGTGTTGCTATTCTGCTTTTAATATTGGCAGGTGCTACCGCAGGCTTTCTACCCTATAACTTTAACCCAGCACAAATTTTTATGGGGGATACCGGCGCCCTAGCCATTGGATTCTTATTGGCTACCATCTCAGTAGAAGGAGTTATTAAGAAAGCTGCAACCCTTGCAGTCGCCATACCGGTTCTGGCATTAGGCGTGCCAATCTTCGATACGACTTTTGCTATCATCAGAAGACTATTAAACAATAAGCCGATTATGGAAGCCGACAAAGGACATCTTCACCACAGATTATTGGAGCATGGATTGAGCCAAAAGCAAACAGTTGTGGCTTTGTATGGCATCAGCATGGCACTGGGTGGTAGCGCAGTTATATTATCCAATGCACCGTCGAAGCAATCTGCTTATCTATTAATTGCTACGGTACTGTTTTTGGTCCTATTCGGCGCATTGAAAATGGGATTATTTAGAAAAGAAGAAGAAAAAGCGAAAATATAA
- a CDS encoding low molecular weight protein arginine phosphatase has translation MKTILFVCTGNTCRSSMAEGLFKEMLKNRSDIQSEIKVISAGTSAWNGDRASQYAIAVLKEKGIDLKEHRSTALTLDLIENADLILTMTSSHKAAVLNLCPEAHEKVFTLKEYTRCEAEGDSKMDFFGYGNPEDISDPFGQSIEVYRKSAAEIEESLKKLIEKIK, from the coding sequence ATGAAAACCATATTATTTGTATGTACGGGCAACACTTGTAGAAGTAGTATGGCAGAGGGGCTTTTTAAGGAGATGCTAAAAAACAGATCGGACATTCAAAGTGAGATCAAAGTAATATCGGCAGGAACCAGTGCTTGGAATGGGGATCGGGCTTCTCAATATGCCATAGCGGTATTAAAGGAAAAAGGAATTGATTTGAAGGAACATCGATCCACAGCTTTGACCTTGGATCTCATTGAAAACGCAGATTTAATATTGACGATGACATCCAGCCATAAGGCGGCTGTACTAAATCTATGCCCTGAGGCACATGAAAAAGTGTTCACGTTAAAGGAGTATACCCGATGTGAGGCAGAGGGAGATTCCAAAATGGATTTCTTTGGCTACGGCAATCCAGAGGATATCAGTGACCCTTTTGGACAGAGCATCGAGGTTTATCGGAAAAGTGCAGCAGAAATAGAAGAAAGCTTAAAAAAATTAATTGAAAAAATAAAATAA
- the wecB gene encoding non-hydrolyzing UDP-N-acetylglucosamine 2-epimerase, translated as MKKLKIMTIFGTRPEAIKMAPLVKKLEEYEEIESIVCLTAQHREMLDMVIDLFHITPNYDLNIMQHGQTISDITVRILKGVEEVLMKEKPDMVLVHGDTSTTFVGALAAFYQKIQVGHVEAGLRSGNIYSPYPEEMNRKLTSNLANIHFAPTEGNYNNLIREGVDKDSIFITGNTVIDALLSVVKEDYVFEDPLLNSIDYENKKVIVMTCHRRENWGKPMADIFSAVKELAEENKNVEVLFPMHSNPNIRSLAKDIMGNCDNIHLMDSLDYEPFSNLLNRAYLILTDSGGIQEEAPSLGKPILVMRTETERPEASEAGTVKIIGVEKEDIKKEVNLLLNDSAEYHRMANAVNPYGDGTASEKTVEALLKYFGRR; from the coding sequence ATGAAAAAATTAAAGATAATGACAATTTTTGGCACGCGGCCAGAGGCTATTAAGATGGCGCCTTTAGTGAAAAAGTTAGAGGAATACGAGGAAATAGAATCCATCGTTTGTTTAACGGCACAGCATCGAGAAATGTTGGATATGGTCATCGACCTATTCCATATCACACCCAATTATGATTTAAATATCATGCAACATGGGCAGACTATATCCGATATTACAGTTCGTATATTGAAAGGTGTAGAAGAGGTTCTAATGAAGGAAAAACCGGATATGGTTTTAGTTCACGGCGATACTTCGACTACTTTTGTTGGAGCCCTAGCAGCTTTTTACCAGAAAATCCAGGTGGGGCACGTGGAAGCAGGTTTAAGGAGCGGTAATATTTACTCGCCATACCCAGAGGAAATGAACAGAAAATTAACCTCTAACCTTGCCAATATTCATTTTGCACCGACGGAAGGAAATTATAACAATTTAATCCGTGAAGGTGTGGATAAGGACAGCATCTTTATAACAGGAAATACGGTAATCGACGCTCTGCTTTCTGTTGTGAAGGAAGATTATGTATTTGAAGACCCACTTTTAAACAGCATCGATTATGAGAACAAAAAGGTCATCGTAATGACATGCCATAGAAGAGAAAATTGGGGAAAACCTATGGCGGATATTTTTAGTGCCGTTAAAGAATTGGCAGAGGAAAATAAAAATGTAGAGGTTCTATTTCCAATGCATTCAAATCCGAATATACGCTCTTTAGCAAAGGATATCATGGGGAACTGTGACAATATTCATTTGATGGATTCTTTGGACTACGAGCCATTTTCTAATTTGTTGAATCGGGCATACTTAATATTGACGGATTCTGGTGGCATACAGGAGGAGGCGCCATCCCTTGGAAAACCGATTTTGGTTATGCGGACGGAAACAGAAAGACCTGAGGCATCGGAAGCTGGAACGGTGAAGATCATTGGCGTGGAGAAAGAAGATATAAAAAAGGAAGTGAATTTGCTTTTAAATGATTCAGCGGAATACCATAGGATGGCAAATGCTGTGAACCCTTATGGCGATGGAACTGCATCTGAAAAAACTGTGGAGGCGCTGTTGAAATATTTTGGTCGCAGATAA
- a CDS encoding deoxycytidylate deaminase, with the protein MRPSWDEYFMEMAEIVKTRSTCLRRQVGAVVVKDRRVLASGYNGAPTGLKHCEETGCLRDRLGIPSGQRHELCRGLHAEQNAIIQASLHGVKLEDATIYVTHQPCIICAKMVINAGINKVVFKGDYPDELSLQMLEEAGIQLVKV; encoded by the coding sequence ATGCGTCCATCTTGGGATGAATATTTTATGGAAATGGCGGAAATAGTAAAGACGAGATCCACTTGTTTGCGTAGACAGGTAGGTGCAGTCGTTGTTAAAGATAGAAGAGTATTGGCCAGTGGATACAATGGAGCTCCTACTGGGTTGAAGCATTGTGAGGAAACCGGTTGTCTGAGAGATCGATTGGGAATCCCATCGGGACAGCGCCATGAACTATGCAGAGGACTCCACGCAGAGCAAAATGCGATTATACAAGCATCCCTTCATGGTGTAAAGCTAGAGGATGCCACAATATATGTGACCCATCAGCCCTGCATCATCTGTGCGAAGATGGTAATTAATGCAGGAATTAACAAAGTGGTATTTAAAGGAGATTATCCAGACGAGCTATCCCTACAAATGCTTGAAGAAGCAGGGATTCAGCTTGTAAAGGTGTAG